In Leishmania braziliensis MHOM/BR/75/M2904 complete genome, chromosome 18, the following proteins share a genomic window:
- a CDS encoding putative kinesin → MSQRRVEVAVRVRPNTELCRNSCVSLSHATHHISLQDNSGVNALAGRRSYKEDFLFDEHVSNRAVFEKLVLQRMLAATPEHPDTLCFLAYGHTSSGKTYTIGGSEKEPGILALCVEELLRGEGVVEVAMLEVYLESVNDLLAHGEPRHIRRRQGPLGPVIVVEGLTTCSLTSVQQWNAVAAYSMSSRRTAPTERNPRSSRSHAIFTIKSRGVRLCFVDLAGSERQTVFSPQLNKESISINKSLSRLSTVLEALSNQRVTQDGARPYVNFRDTTLTVLLQRYLTGSSMTTFLACVHPSADYYQETLSTLRYTQRLKRIRTRVTKVDEVEWSEMKTSEHQVLLDELTRLREQMKASENASKLVEAAHQRRIAELESTLAKQGRSPCGAVGASLPLLSPPRELNASRARDTRRVAGWLLSRVLGELPELNVGYDAYFDAYFPPSVQVIGYVSTMASLVPRIPGDDPLAFLDVGDLAMGLSMLDAGVPPFVRLHTSRCGDPSGWEGYEWDSSHDVVYVLAFFEYHPTAMSAAGMEEALQCCGGYVTSAPLLPIATVLCVAESATRRVKEEVLQRLVDLQCEQHEAVMEQANAGARTPSLSSSLSSSRQSTLPSGTELLDASLVHSVGGAEGDNDASAISSAANGNALLGKEVHNQAADTPCIVAPLKEEDSSTNNSNSHSCDSRKEARAEIGSAEVRHNLGECTAPSRPSVSPPREGKAEETKAAEGSTTAAVSFPQSASPTRRLFSPQRPSGTALALLPPADEVSPGCTSKRRHRTAREGKAVKMQTCQGCSAA, encoded by the coding sequence ATGAGTCAACGGCgcgtggaggtggcggtgcgcgtgcgaCCCAATACGGAGTTGTGCCGTAACTCGTGTGTTTCTCTCAGTCATGCAACACATCACATAAGCTTGCAGGACAACAGCGGCGTCAACGCGCTGGCTGGGCGCCGCTCCTACAAGGAGGACTTTCTCTTCGACGAGCACGTGAGCAACAGAGCTGTGTTCGAGAAGCTGGTGTTGCAGAGGATGCTCGCAGCCACGCCAGAACACCCAGACACGCTGTGCTTTCTTGCCTACGGCCacacgagcagcggcaagacCTATACCATAGGGGGAAGTGAGAAGGAGCCTGGAATACTCGCACTCTGCGTGGAGGAGCTTCTGCGCGGTGAGGGTGTCGTGGAGGTGGCGATGCTCGAGGTGTATCTAGAGTCTGTGAACGACCTTCTCGCGCACGGAGAGCCGCGGCACATCCGCCGTCGCCAAGGACCGCTAGGCCCGGTGATTGTGGTGGAGGGACTCACCACGTGCTCCCTCACGTCTGTGCAGCAGTGGAATGCCGTAGCTGCTTACAGCATGAGTTCACGCCGCACCGCGCCGACAGAGCGCAACCCTCGCAGCAGTCGTAGCCACGCTATCTTCACCATCAAAAGCCGCGGGGTGCGTCTCTGCTTCGTTGACCTGGCCGGGAGTGAACGGCAGACTGTCTTCTCCCCTCAACTCAACAAGGAGAGCATCAGCATCAACAAATCGCTCTCCCGCCTGAGCACCGTACTGGAGGCACTGAGCAACCAACGAGTCACCCAGGATGGAGCTCGTCCCTACGTGAACTTCCGAGACACCACCTtgacagtgctgctgcagcgttACTTGACCGGGTCGTCCATGACCACGTTTCTCGCCTGCGTGCATCCGAGCGCGGACTACTACCAGGAGACTCTCAGCACGCTCCGCTACACCCAGCGTCTGAAACGCATCCGCACCCGCGTAACCAAGGTTGATGAGGTCGAGTGGAGCGAAATGAAGACCAGCGAGCACCAGGTACTGCTTGATGAGCTGACCCGCCTACGCGAGCAAATGAAAGCGAGCGAGAACGCTTCTAAGCTCGTTGAGGCAGCCCATCAGCGCCGCATAGCGGAGTTGGAATCCACGCTGGCAAAGCAGGGGAGGTCACCATGCGGCGCAGTTGGTGCTTCATTGCCCCTTTTGTCCCCTCCCAGAGAGCTGAACGCTAGCCGCGCGAGGGACACGAGACGCGTCGCGGGTTGGCTGCTCAGCCGCGTCTTGGGAGAACTGCCAGAGTTAAATGTAGGCTACGACGCCTACTTTGACGCCTATTTTCCCCCTTCAGTTCAGGTGATCGGCTACGTGTCCACCATGGCGAGCCTTGTGCCGCGCATCCCCGGCGATGACCCGCTCGCATTTCTCGACGTCGGCGACTTGGCCATGGGCCTCTCTATGCTAGACGCTGGTGTCCCCCCATTCGTTCGACTGCATACGTCTCGCTGCGGTGACCCGAGTGGCTGGGAGGGGTACGAGTGGGATAGTAGCCATGATGTGGTCTACGTGCTTGCTTTCTTTGAGTATCACCCTACAGCGATGTCCGCCGCTGGCATGGAGGAAGCCCTGCAGTGCTGTGGTGGTTACGTGACGTCcgccccgctgctgccgatAGCGACGGTGCTCTGCGTGGCGGAGAGTGCCACTCGCCGCGTCaaagaggaggtgctgcagcgcctcgtcgaCTTGCAGTGCGAGCAGCATGAGGCAGTCATGGAGCAGGCCAATGCTGGGGCAAGgacgccgtcgctgtcgtcctCGCTGTCATCGTCTCGTCAATCTACGTTGCCTTCAGGCACGGAGCTTCTCGACGCTTCCCTGGTGCACAGTGTAGGCGGGGCAGAGGGTGACAACGACGCTTCGGCCATCTCAAGTGCTGCTAATGGTAATGCACTCCTCGGGAAGGAGGTCCACAACCAAGCGGCGGATACGCCGTGCATTGTGGCACCGCTTAAAGAGGAGGATAGCAGCACCAACAATAGCAACAGCCACAGCTGCGACTCGCGCAAAGAGGCGCGCGCAGAGATTGGGTCAGCCGAGGTGCGCCACAACCTCGGCGAATGCACCGCCCCTTCGAGGCCGTcggtgtcgccgccgcgagaGGGCAAAGCCGAAGAGACGAAAGCAGCGGAGGGCAgcaccacggcggcggttTCATTCCCACAGTCTGCGTCACCAACACGTAGGCTATTTTCCCCGCAGCGGCCTTCCGGCACCGCATTAGCGCTCTTACCACCTGCAGACGAGGTGTCACCGGGGTGTACCAGTAAGCGGCGTCACAGGACCGCTAGAGAAGGGAAGGCCGTGAAGATGCAGACGTGTCAGggatgcagcgccgcgtaA